The sequence CCGCCGGGTGCCGATGTACCAGTTCATCTCCTGGCACGGCAAGAAGGTGATCGACCGCAGCTCCAAGTACCACTGGTTGGCCGACTCCCTGGTCAAGATCACCGGTGTCATCCCGCCCTCGCTGGTGCACAACACCCCGACCTGGTCGCAGGAACTGACCTACGAGCCGGTCGCGTGAAGGAGCAGGACATGACGATCTCCGTCGCGATCATCGGCGCCGGCTTCGCCGGCATCGGTGCCGCCATCCGACTCAAAGACCAGGGAATCACCGACTTCGTCCTGTTCGAACGGGATTCGCGGGTCGGCGGCACCTGGCGCGACAACACCTATCCCGGCGCGGCCTGTGACATCCCGTCGCGGCTGTACTCCTACAGCTTCGCGCCCAACCCAGACTGGTCGCACACCTACTCGGGCAGCTCCGAAATACTCGGCTATATCGGCAACATGGTCGAAACCTTCGGGATCGCGCCGCATATCCGGTTCGAGCACACCGTCGCCGGGATCAGCTACGACGCGCAAGCCGGAGAATGGACCATCGACCTGGTCGGCCGGGAAGCGGTGCGCGCCAGGACCGTCATCGTGGCCTCGGGGCCGTTGTCCAATGCCAGCTTCCCCGACATCCCCGGTATCGAGGACTATGAGGGGCGCAAGATCCACAGCGCCCGTTGGGATCACGACTATGACTTCACCGGCAAGAAGGTGGCCGTGGTCGGTACCGGTGCCAGCGGGGTGCAGATCATCCCCGAACTGGTCAAGGTGGCCGAGTCCGTCAAGGTGTTCCAGCGCACCCCGGGGTGGGTGCTGCCGCGGCTCAACACCGCGACCAGTGGCTGGCTGAAGAAGATCTACAAGGATGTGCCGCTGGCCGAAAAACTGATGCGGTCGGCCTGGTTCTGGGGCCATGAGTCGGTCGCGGTCGGCGTGGTGTGGGACAGCCCCTTCACGCGTCTGGTGGAAGCCCTGAGTTTGGCGAACCTGCGCGCGCAGGTGAAGGATCCGTGGTTGCGTCGACAGCTCACACCGGACTTCTCCGCCGGCTGCAAGCGGCTCCTGATGACCAGTGACTACTATCCTGCGTTGCAGAAGGACAACTGCAAGCTGGTGACCTGGCCGATCGCCCGGTTGTCGCCCAAGGGAATTCGCACCGTCGAAGGCATCGAGCACCAGTTCGACGCCATCGTGTTCGCCACCGGATTCGAGGTGTCCAAAGCCGGCACCCCCATCCCGATCACCGGAATCGACGGCCGCGACCTGGCTTCGGAATGGAGCAGGGGCGCCTACGCCTACCGCAGTGTCGCCGTCTCGGGCTATCCGAATCTGTTCTTCACCTTCGGGCCGAACTCCGGACCGGGCCACAGCTCGGCCCTGGTCTACATGGAGGCTCAGATCGACTACATCGTCGGCGCCATTTCGAAACTGCTGCAGTACGAATGGAAGTCGCTCGATGTACGGCCCGAGGTGCAGGATCGCTACAACAAGGACATTCAGCGACGCCTGCAGTCCACCACATGGAATTCCGGATGCCAGAGCTGGTACCTGACCGAGGACGGCTTCAACGCCACCATGTTCCCAGGTTTCGCCACACAATTCGTCAACCAACTCAAGACGCTGAACCTGGAAGACTTCAAGATCACCGCCGCGCAGACAAGCAGTGACCCGGTCCTGACTGCCTAGGATGTCATAGTGACCGAGTACCGGATCGACGATCTTGCGAGACAGGCTGGGACCACCACTCGCAACGTCCGGGTGTACCAGGAAAGCGGTCTGTTGCCCCGGCCCCAGCGCCGGGGCAGGGTCGCCATCTACACCGACCGGCACCTTAAGCAGCTACAGGCGATCGTCCGTTTGCTCGGCGAGGGATTCACGGTCAAACACATCTTGAAGTTCCTGACCGGGCTTCAGCGCGGCGAGGCCCTGGTCGAGGTTTTGGACCTGGCCGATCTGGGCGAGTTGGTGACCGCGCCGTGGTCACGTCCGCTGTCGCAGACCATGACGCGCGAACAATTGGAGGCGCGGCTGGGCCGGCTCGACGCGGAGTTGCTTCGGCGCTTGCTTACCAGTGGAGTCATCGAGCCGACCGATGTCGACAACGTCTACCGGGTGGCCGACACGGATCAGATCGATGACCTCGCCACGCTGATGTCGCGCGGGATGCCCCTGGCGGCGATGCTGGAGACGGTGACCGCAGTCGACAAGAAGTTGGACGAGGCGGCCGAACTTCTGACCCGCAGCGGACACGCCGAGGTGGTCCGGCAGCGCGGGCCCGGGTGGTTGCCGGCCAATGACGACGAACTCGCCTGGGCCGCAGACCTGGTCGACGCCATGCGCAGGGTGGCACGGCGGTCCGCGCACGCCAGCCTGAACCGAGCGTTCGATGCGGCCGTGCGTGCCGAGCTGCGGCAGTATCGGCAAGGCAGCGACGAGCGCGAAACTCGCCGGCAGGACAACGCTTGACTCAATAAGGGGAACGACCATGACCGACCGCTACGCGATCCCGTCTCGTGAGGTCCTCCAAGCCCGCGAAAAGCTGGTTCTCGACCATTTCCGGGATGAAGTGCGTCAGGACTGGGACGACGTGCTGGCGACGTTCCCGCATCCCCACTACGAGATCATCCCGACGCTGACCGTGCACGACGGCGACGACGAAGTACGTGGCTACTACCGTGACACCCGGGTGGCTTTCCCCGACCAAAACCACGAGATCATCGCGCTGCGCCACAGCGCCGACGCGGTGATCGTCGAATTCTGGCTGACCGGAACACATCTGGGTCCCCTTGGCGCTGTTCCGGCGACCGGATCACGACACCGGACCCGCATGACCGCGTATTTCATCTTCGATGAGCACGAGAACCTGGCAGTCGAGCGGATCTACTTCGACACGCTGTCCATGGTCAAACAACTGATCGGCGGCGTCAACCTGCGCGATCCGCGCTCCTGGCCGCTGGTGATCCGCGTTCTGCGGGGTCTGCTGCGTATGTCGGGGGCACCCGACCCCAGCCTCATCCAGACCCCACCGGCGGGTCTGTCGAGCTGAGCCGCCCAGATATGGACGGCACGGACCAGACGGTCGCACAATGGACCGGTAGCGACCAGCCGATGTGACCCTCAGTCAGACGAGGAGGTCCACGTAAAGTCATGTCCGACATTGCCGAATTGCATCAAGCGCTGCTGGAACGCATTCTGGGCAAGGACGGGGCAGCGTCGCTGGAATTGCGTCGAGCGGCTTACCGCAACGCTGGGCTGGATGAACCGATCAAGACCCTGATCGACAAGGTTGCCCTGCGCTCGTACGGCGTGGCCGACGCGGATGTTGACACCGCCCGAGTCGTAGGCCTGAGCGAAGACCAGATCTTCGAGATCGTCGTGTGCGCCGCGGTCGGCCAGGCGACCCGGCAGTACACCAGCGCGCTGGAAGCGCTCGCCGGCGCCACCGAGGACCGGGGCACGCAATGAGGCTGACCATCCTGGACCACGGCCACCGGCTGCGCACCAAAGCCCTGCTGGGAATCATTCGCCTGGTGTCACGGCAGCCGGTCGTCGACGCCGTCAAGCTCGCGTTCTACCGCCCGGAGTTTTACGGTGGTGGCCCCCTCACCAACGAAGCGATGCGCGGGCCGTCGGCGTGGTCCATCGGGGAACGAGAACTGATGGCCGCCTACGTCTCGAAGGTCAACGACTGCCCGTTCTGCGTCGCCGCCCACACGGCCACCTCCAACATCTGCTACGGCGATGCGACCGCAGCCGCCACCCTCGCCGATCTGGACACCGCCCCGATCACCGAAGGACTGCGGGCAACGCTTGGCCTGCTCGGCAAGCTGACCCGCCAGCACCGCATCGACGCCGACGATGTACGAGCCGTGCTGGCGACCGGTGTTACCCCCGAGCAGGTCAAGGACGCGCTGGCCGTCAGCCTGGTCTTCAACATCACCGATCGATTGGCCAACGCATTCGACTTCGAGGTGGCTGGCCCGGCCGCCATGGCGGCCGGTGCACGCCATCTGGTGAAGCGTGGTTACGGCTAGCCGACGCTGAGGACCAGCTACAGCTTTCCGGCGACGAAGTCAGCCGCTTGGTTGACCATCCCTGACGAGATGTAAGCGCTGGCCAGGTGTTGCGGCCAGTTCTCTTCCCAGGTGTTCGGGTCGGCCGGGTTGCAGATCGGGTCGGCGCCATGACACTGCTCGATGGTCCGATCGTTGTAGATCGGGTTGAAGTTCGTGATGGGTCCGACCCACTGACTGCCGTTGCCGAACAGCGCCACTGCGGCGATGTGCTCGTCGGCGCCCGGTGGCAGGGGATTGTTGAATCCCCACACCTGGAAGGGGACCGCAAGCACGACGTCGGTGACCGCCGCGCCCAACGAGTAGCCGCCCGGCACGATGCGGGTGTTCGGGCATCCGTTGATGGTGTTCTGGATGTGTGCGCTCATGTCGTTGGCGCCCTGGTCGATCTGATTGTCAGCGGGGTAGTTCACCGCATACAGGCTGACGTATTTGGAGGTCTTGGCCCGCAGCGCGCTGACGAACGCGTTGCCGACCGCGCCGGCCCCAGGCGATTCCAGACGCCCACGGGCAAACACCACTTCGACGTCGGGGCATGCCGCACCAGCCGGTGCGACGGCACCGGGTGTTCCGGCGGGAATCATGACGGGGGCGGTCAGCAAGGCTGCCGCCAGCACAGCGCCTGAACTTGCGAGCCGCAGTCGGCGGGCCGAGGAATCGCTCACGAAGTGGATAGTAGTGGTCCGCAATCCCTTCCTGCCGCCGCGGTCGGGTCCCCGCAGCCCTAGCTGGACCGCGACCCTTCGAGATATGCGGCCAGCGCATTGGTCAGCCCGCGGCGGGCCTCGTCGAGATCGGCATACGAGCCCAGCTGGCGCTCGGAGACCAGCCCGCGCATCGCACCCGGGATGAGGGCGGCCACCTCGCGCACCCGCTGGGGGTCGACACCGAGATCGGCGAAGGCCGCATGGCACGTCGTCAGCCAGCTCTTGCCCCAGGAGTACAACTCCGCCGCGGTGCGCGGATACAGCCGTTCCAATTCGCGGTGGTCGCGGGGGAGTGCGGCGCGCAGATTCTCGATCGCACGTGAATCCGGCGACGCCAGCCCGTCATAGAGCGTGTCGATGATCGCCGCGACCCGTTCCCGCAGCGGCGCATCCGATTTCACACTGCCGAACGCCGAGATCGCGGCGTCGCGTCGTTCGGCGGTGCGGTGCAACACCGCCGCCCAGAAGCCGTCGACATCGCCGAACTGATACTGCACGGCGCCCCAGGTGGCGCCGCTCTCCTTCGCGATCCGGCTGGCCGACACCGCGCCGGGGTCCCCGGTGGCAAGGGAGCGCACCGCGGCGTCCAGCATCGCCTCGCGGGTTGCCAGCCCCCGCTTATTGCTGCGCCGCGCCTCCGATTGAACCATCGTCCGAATCCTAACAACATTTACATAGCACCCACTATGATTCCTTTGCGAGGCGCACTATGCTGCGACAGTCGGCCCGGTCGGAGACCACAGAGAGGACGCGTGGACATGGCCAAACCGCCGTTGTCGATGAACCCGACAGGCTGGTTTCAAGTCGCCTGGTCCGACGAGATCGGCATCGGCGATGTCCACACCATGAAGTACTTCGGCCGGGAGATGGTGGCCTGGCGGGCCGAGTCGGGTCAGCTCACCGTGATGAACGCCTACTGTGAGCACCTCGGCGCACACCTCGGTTTCGGCGGCACCGTCTGTGGCGAGGTGCTGCAATGTCCGTTCCACGGCTGGCAGTGGAACTCCCAGGGCCGCAACGTCTGTATTCCCTACCAGGACAAGCCCAACCGTGGTCGGCGCATCACCACCTATCCCGCCGTCGAACGCAACGAGTCGGTCTACATCTGGAACGACGCGCAAGGGCGTGCGCCGTTCTTCGACGCGCCGGACGTGTTCGCCAGCTTCGACGACCGCAGCGCCGACGACTACTACCCGCAACAACGGCTGTTTCGCCAAGGCCTGGAGCTGCACCCGCAGTACGTGCTGGAAAACGGTGTGGACTTCGCCCACTTCAAGTACGTGCACCGGACCCCGATCGTGCCGGTCTTCACCCGCCACGACTTCGCCGAACCGGTGTCCTATGTCGACTTCACCATCACCTTCGAAGGCGACGACGGTCAAAGGATCGAGGACGTCAACAGCGGCGTGGAAGCCATCAACGGCGGCTTGGGGATCGCGGTGACCAAGAGCTGGGGGATGATCGACAACCGGACCATCTCGGCGATCACGCCGGTCGACGACTCGACCTCCGACGTCCGCTTCATGGTCTACATCGGCCGGTCGCCGCATAAGCCCGGCGGTTCAGCGAGGCTCGACGGAGGAGAGGCGAAGCTGGGACCGCCGCATAAACCCGGCGACGCTGGTCGCGCCGAGGCCCGGGCGGCCGAGTTCGGGCGTGAAGTCATCCGTCAGTTCGAGCAAGACATCCACATCTGGTCGCATCAGCGCTATTCGGATCCGCCGGCGCTGGCGACCGCCGAGTACGAGGGCTTCACCGCAATCCGCCAGTGGGCCAAGCAGTTCTATCCCGACGGCATCGGCGGCAGTGCTGCTGAGGTCTACGCGCAGAAAGGTTTCACCGCATGAACGCAGCCGCCGCACCCGTCCGGGTATTCCAGGTCGCCACCGGAAACGTCGGAACCGAGATGATCCGGCGGTTCGCCGCCCGCGATGACCTCGAGCTGGTGGGCGTGCACTGCTATTCGCCGGACAAGATCGGCAAAGACACCGGCGAGCTGGCCGGGATCGCCCCCAACGGGGTCATCGCGACCGGCAGTGTCCAGGAGATCGTCGCCGCAAAGCCCGACGTGCTGACGTTTCACGGAGTGTTCCCCGACGAGGACCTCTACGTCGCGATCTTGGAAGCGGGCATCAACATCGTCACCACCGCGGACTGGATCACCGGCTGGCATCGTGACCGCAACCACCCGCACCCGTCGGGCAAACCGGTCACGCAGCTGCTGGCCGAAGCCTGCGAAAAGGGCGGTGCGACGTTCTACGGCACCGGGATGAACCCGGGGCTCAATCAGATTCTGGGCGTGGTGTGTTCGGCCGACGTGGCCGAGATCGAGAACATCACCACCATCGAGTCGGTGGACGTGTCGTGTCACCACTCCAGGGACACCTGGATCGAGGTGGGCTACGGACAGCCGGCCGATGACCCGGAGATCCCGGCCAAGCTGGAGAAGTTCACCCGAGTCTTCGCCGACAGCGTGCTGATGATGGCCGACTGCTTCGATCTGACCCTCGACGAGGTGACGTTCGATTACGAGCTGGGGGTCTGCACCCGGGATGTCGACCTGGGCTGGTACACCCTGCCGAAGGGCTCCTTGGGCGGCAACTACATCAAGTATCAGGGGATGGTGGACGGGGTGCCGCGCGTCGAGACGCATCTGGAGTGGCAGATGACGCCGTTCACCGAACCGAACTGGAATATCAAGGGCTGCTACATCACCCGGGTCACCGGTGATCCGTGCGTCTACAACAAGCACATGATCTTCCCCAAGCCCGGTGTGGACCTGTCCAATCCGGACAACTTCGCCTCGATCGGCATGACCGTGACCGGGTTGCCCGCCCTCAATGCGATCAAGTCGGTGGTGGCGGCGCCGCCGGGCCTGCTGACCAGCGCCGACCTGCCACTGCGCGGATTCGCCGGACGATTCCGCACGTGACCGAGGCCGGCAGGGTTGTCGCGTTGGCGCGCGGCATGCGTGAGCTGGTGGCAGCCGAGGCGGCCGCGTCCGAGCAGCGCCGCACGCTGACCGCCCCCATCGTCGACGAGATGTGGCGCACCGGCCTGATGTCGGCGTTCAACCCCGCCGCGGCTGGAGGTGTCGAGCCGACGTTTGCCGAGATGATCGAGACCTGGATCGAAATGGCATGGCAGGACGGCTCGTTCGGCTGGATCGGCATCGCCAACATGCCGTCGTCGTTCGCGGCCGCTGCCTACCTGCCTGACGACGGATTCAACGAGGTGTTCACCGCCCACGGCAATCAGGTGACGCTGGGTGGCCAATACTTTCCGAACGGACAGGGCGTCGTCGTCGACGGCGGTTACCGGTTGAGCGGAGCCTGGAGCTTCGGCTCCGGCATCGGCCACTCCCAGTACGTCGCCGCCGGTTTTTTCCCGATGGACGACGGCGAGATGCGCTGGGTCAGCGACGGGATACCCGACATGCAGGTCGCGGTGGTGCCACGTGCGCAGATCTCGTTCAACGATGGCTGGCATGTACAGGGGCTCAAGGGAACCGGCTCTTATGACTACAGCGCACACGACGTGTTCGTGCCGGGCAGCCGGACTTTTCCGCTGTTCTGCCGTGTACCCCTTCGGGGTGCCTCGCCGGCAGCTCGGATGGGTTTGATGCCGGTCACGGCTGCCGGACACGCGTCCTGGGCGCTCGGTGTGGCCAAAAGCATGCTCGACGACGTGACGGAGCTGGCAGCCACCAAATACCGGATGAGCGACATGGCGGCGTTGGCCAGTCGCCCGACGTTTCAGAAAGATCTGGCTCACCACGTCGCCGCATGGCGCGCCGCCCGCCTGTTGGTGCTGGATGCTTTCACCACGGCCGAGTCCGCCGTCGCGGCAGGCGAAGACCTGACGCCGCGACTGCGGGCCGACATGCGAGTGGCAGCCGTCTACGCCACCGACACCGCCAGAAGCTGCGCCGAATGGGCACATCTGGCGGCCGGAACGACGGCGATCCGCGAAGGCAGTCGCCTCGAACGAGCATTCCGCGACATCTACACCGGAACCCAGCACGCCTTCATCAGTGAGAAGGTCGCTATCGACGCGGCCCAGATCTGGCTCGGGCTGATCGACGACCAGTTCGGGCTCTGATCAGCCGCTGAATCAGGGCAGCGGGGTCCCGGAACTGCCCTCGGGCAGCGGAGTCCCGGAGCTGCCGGACGGCGGCGCTGACGGTGCGGGGTGCGCGGGCCGCGACGCCGGGGGACGAGCCGGTGCGGCAGGCGCCCGGTTGCTGCCTCCGGTGGCCGGGACCTGCGACCCGCCGGCGGGGGCTTGGGGCTGCGGCGGAGCCTGGGGCGCCGGCGCCACCCAACGGATCAGATCGTTGCCGCCGGTTTGGTACACCATGCTGTTGGGGGCGTCGCCGGTGACGTCGAAGTAGACTTTGCCGCTGGCCTTCTGGCCCTGAGTCAGGGCGGCGGGAGCGATGCCCTGCGCGGTGGGCACGGTGAACAAAGCCTGGTAGTTCTGGCCGCTGGCCGAACGGGCACTGAGGTTGGCGACGATCGGAAAGACGGCGCCCTGGATCGCCTCGTCGGTGGCGGTGGCCTCCCACAGGGTGCCGCGGGGCTGATAGGGGATGGCGTCCGAGCTGGGCCGCAGATCGCTGATCGTCCAGCCGTGGACTCCGGGTCCTTCGGGCACGGTGCCCTGGGTGCCGATCGGTTGGGTGGCAGGGGCGGGCGCCGGGGCCGGGTCAGGGTCCGCGCCGGCAATCCCGGTGGTGAGGGCGCCCGCGGCGGCCAGTGCTCCCGCGGCCAGGGCGGTCGAGATGGACTTCATGGGACTGTCTCCTCAAATCGGCTGCATGCCGACGACATTGGTACTCAAGTACTTCAATCGTAACGGGCTGGGGACCAGGCTACCCAGGAACGAGTCCGGCCCGACCTCGCGGTAGTGGAGGTCGGGCCGGCCTGGCGAGAGAACTTCGGTCAGTGCGAAGCGGTCGAGGTGTTCGCGCCGCTGGCCGCCGGGGTGCCGGGGGTGGCCGCCGGAAGCGGCGTGCCCTGGTTTCCGGCCGCGGCCGAAGCGGTGCCTTCCGAACCGGTGCCCGTCGTGCCGGTCGCCTCCGTCGTCGAAGCACCGGGGGCCTCGGCGGGAAGCGGCGTACCCGAACTGCTGGCGGCAGCCGAGGCCTCCGACTGGCTCGGCGTACCCGGGGTCTGCTGCGAGGACGGTGCCGGGCCGCTGGCGGAAGTCGACGCTTCCGCGCTGCCCGCGGTGCCCTGGGCTTGTGTGCCCGAGGTGCCCGACGTGCCCGCCGTGCCTGAGGTGCCCGCGGCCTCCGAGCCGGAGGCAGCGGCCGGAGTGCCGTCGGCCTCAGCCGGCAGTGGGGTGCCCTGGCTGCTCGCGGGAAGCGGGGTGCCCTGGCTGCCGGCTGCAGCCGGGGTGGTGTCGGTAGCGGCCGGAGCGCCCTGGGTGCCTGACTGGGCAGGCTTCGCGCCGGTGGCCGCCGGACCGGAAGCCCGCTGCGAACCGGTGGCCGCCGGACCCGACGAACCGCCGCTCGACGTGGTCGGTGCGGCGGGGGTCCAAACCAGCTGGTCGTGGCCGGCGAACTGGTACACCGCGCTGTTGGGCGCGTCGCCGGTGACGTCGAAGTAGACCTTGCCGCTGGTCTTCTGGCCCTGCGTCAGGTTGGCCGGGTTCACGCCCTGCGCCGTGGGCACCCCGAACAGCGCCGGGTAGGTCTGACCGCTCGCTGAACGCGCACCCAGGTTGGCGATCACCGGGGTGACGGTGCCCTGGATCGCCACGTCGGTGGCGGTGGCCTCCCACAGGGTGCCGCGAGGCTGGTAGGGGATGGCATCGGAGCTGGGGCGCAGGTCACTGACGGTCCAGCCCTGGATGACACCCCCGTTCTCCACCGTGCCCTGGGTGCCGATCGGGTGGGTCGAGGGGGCGACGTCGCCGGCGTCCGCACTGGCGGTCGCGGCGGTGACGGCACCGGCTGCGGCCAACGCGCCCGCGGCTGCCACGGCAGTTGTGAAGAACTTCATTATTGGTTGACTCCTCGGCTCGACTGGATCTCGAAGGTGATGCAGTGACTCCAAGTCGAAAATCCTAACGGATTTGACGGCTGCGGTTATTCGCGTCGCCAGGATCGGCGGTCAGGAATGCGAACTCCACCACGTGTAGAACTGCTCCAGAGTGGGGGCGGCGCGTTCGGTTCGCAGTGAGCCGATAGTCAGGTTGGCATCGTTGGTCCAGACCAGCACGGGAGACCCCTGCCGCACGCCGCACAGCAGCGTCCCGGCCGTCTTATCCGGGGTCGCGGTGCGGTGCCAGGGACCCGGCGACTGGATTCGGCCCGGACAGGTGACGACGGTGGTGGCCTGCACCGTGCTGTCGAAGCTCTGGCGCAGCGCACCGGCATCGGGGAACAGTGAGTAGGTCGCCGCGGGCGGGCCGTCGAGGTCGACGTTGCGGCCACACGTCACCTCCGCGATGGCGCCGGCCGACGGCGGGGTCGACGTACAGGTGTCCTGCGGATAGCCCGACGGCAGCAGCTTGAGCAGACGGGCCTGTGCCTCGGCCGGCGACATGGTCGTCGTGGGCTGACTCGCCCCCGCGGCGGACCGCGAGGTGTCGCCGCCGGCTCCCAGCTCGTCGGAGCCCGATCGGCTCGTCATCCAGGCGATCAACCCCACGACAACGATCAGGGCCGCGCCGATCCGCAGCAGCAGCTTGCGTTTTGCGGGATCGTGAGACAGGCGCGGTCGCCGGGACGAACTGAACCAGTCGTCGGTGGCGGTCGAGACCCGGGGCAGGCCGGGATGACCGGTGGGACGCGCCGCGGTCACGGCCTCGGGAATCGGGGTGGGCTCGGCCGGCGGCGGGACCGACTGGGTTGGTTGCGCCTCGGGGACCGTCGGCACCTCGTGCACCGGGTCCGGGGGAACCTCGGCCGTCGCGGCCGGCGGCACCGGTGGCTCGGCAGCAGGCACCTCGGTCGGTTCCACCGGTGGCGAGCCCGGCTGAGGTTGCTCGATCAGCGGCGGAGTGGACTGCTGGCTGGCCTCATAAATCTGCAGTGTCCGGTGCTGATCGGGCGCGCTGAGCGCCTGATAGGCGGCGGTCGCGAGCTCCGCGGCGCTGGCATAACGCTCCTGCGGGTCCTTGGCCATACCTTTGGCGACGACCTCGTCCAAGGCGGCCGGGATGGTCGCCCCGGCAAGGCTGGGCCGCGGAATCGGCTTGTTCTGATGCGCGTTGGCCAGCATCTTGAGGCTGTCGGCCCGGTACGGCGGCGAACCCGTCAAGCACTGGTAGAGCACGCACGTCAGCGCATAGATGTCGACGGCTGGGCCGAAGTCACTGCCGGAGAACAGCTCCGGCGCCGCGTACTTCCAGCGGGCGCCCGCATTCTGGGCGTCGGCCGCGTCGGCCCCGGGCGCGCCGGCCAGTCCGAAATCCACCAGATAGACGAAGTCGTCACTGGTCACCAGGATGTTGCGCGGTTTGACGCCGCGGTGGATCACCCCGGCGCCGTGCGCGGCATCCAGGGCCGACGCCGCCTGCCACACGATGTTCACCGCACGCGACGGGGGCAGTACGCCGTTCCGTTTCAACAGCGCGGCCAAGTCGGCTCCGGCAACCAGCGGCATATCGATGAACACCTGGCCGTCGAGCTCGCCGTAGTCGCGAACCGGGACCACGTGCGGCTCCTGCACCCGCCCGACCACGAGCGCCTCACGCTGCAGCCACTCCCGGAACGCCGGATTCCCGCCCAACGCCGGCGCCAGCAGTTTGACCGCGGCGGCGCGGTCCTTGTGGGTGTCGACCGCCTCGTAGACCTCACCGGTGGTGCCGCGTCC is a genomic window of Mycolicibacter heraklionensis containing:
- a CDS encoding flavin-containing monooxygenase, whose translation is MTISVAIIGAGFAGIGAAIRLKDQGITDFVLFERDSRVGGTWRDNTYPGAACDIPSRLYSYSFAPNPDWSHTYSGSSEILGYIGNMVETFGIAPHIRFEHTVAGISYDAQAGEWTIDLVGREAVRARTVIVASGPLSNASFPDIPGIEDYEGRKIHSARWDHDYDFTGKKVAVVGTGASGVQIIPELVKVAESVKVFQRTPGWVLPRLNTATSGWLKKIYKDVPLAEKLMRSAWFWGHESVAVGVVWDSPFTRLVEALSLANLRAQVKDPWLRRQLTPDFSAGCKRLLMTSDYYPALQKDNCKLVTWPIARLSPKGIRTVEGIEHQFDAIVFATGFEVSKAGTPIPITGIDGRDLASEWSRGAYAYRSVAVSGYPNLFFTFGPNSGPGHSSALVYMEAQIDYIVGAISKLLQYEWKSLDVRPEVQDRYNKDIQRRLQSTTWNSGCQSWYLTEDGFNATMFPGFATQFVNQLKTLNLEDFKITAAQTSSDPVLTA
- a CDS encoding MerR family transcriptional regulator is translated as MTEYRIDDLARQAGTTTRNVRVYQESGLLPRPQRRGRVAIYTDRHLKQLQAIVRLLGEGFTVKHILKFLTGLQRGEALVEVLDLADLGELVTAPWSRPLSQTMTREQLEARLGRLDAELLRRLLTSGVIEPTDVDNVYRVADTDQIDDLATLMSRGMPLAAMLETVTAVDKKLDEAAELLTRSGHAEVVRQRGPGWLPANDDELAWAADLVDAMRRVARRSAHASLNRAFDAAVRAELRQYRQGSDERETRRQDNA
- a CDS encoding ester cyclase, with translation MTDRYAIPSREVLQAREKLVLDHFRDEVRQDWDDVLATFPHPHYEIIPTLTVHDGDDEVRGYYRDTRVAFPDQNHEIIALRHSADAVIVEFWLTGTHLGPLGAVPATGSRHRTRMTAYFIFDEHENLAVERIYFDTLSMVKQLIGGVNLRDPRSWPLVIRVLRGLLRMSGAPDPSLIQTPPAGLSS
- a CDS encoding carboxymuconolactone decarboxylase family protein — its product is MRLTILDHGHRLRTKALLGIIRLVSRQPVVDAVKLAFYRPEFYGGGPLTNEAMRGPSAWSIGERELMAAYVSKVNDCPFCVAAHTATSNICYGDATAAATLADLDTAPITEGLRATLGLLGKLTRQHRIDADDVRAVLATGVTPEQVKDALAVSLVFNITDRLANAFDFEVAGPAAMAAGARHLVKRGYG
- a CDS encoding cutinase family protein gives rise to the protein MIPAGTPGAVAPAGAACPDVEVVFARGRLESPGAGAVGNAFVSALRAKTSKYVSLYAVNYPADNQIDQGANDMSAHIQNTINGCPNTRIVPGGYSLGAAVTDVVLAVPFQVWGFNNPLPPGADEHIAAVALFGNGSQWVGPITNFNPIYNDRTIEQCHGADPICNPADPNTWEENWPQHLASAYISSGMVNQAADFVAGKL
- a CDS encoding TetR/AcrR family transcriptional regulator — protein: MVQSEARRSNKRGLATREAMLDAAVRSLATGDPGAVSASRIAKESGATWGAVQYQFGDVDGFWAAVLHRTAERRDAAISAFGSVKSDAPLRERVAAIIDTLYDGLASPDSRAIENLRAALPRDHRELERLYPRTAAELYSWGKSWLTTCHAAFADLGVDPQRVREVAALIPGAMRGLVSERQLGSYADLDEARRGLTNALAAYLEGSRSS
- a CDS encoding Rieske 2Fe-2S domain-containing protein: MAKPPLSMNPTGWFQVAWSDEIGIGDVHTMKYFGREMVAWRAESGQLTVMNAYCEHLGAHLGFGGTVCGEVLQCPFHGWQWNSQGRNVCIPYQDKPNRGRRITTYPAVERNESVYIWNDAQGRAPFFDAPDVFASFDDRSADDYYPQQRLFRQGLELHPQYVLENGVDFAHFKYVHRTPIVPVFTRHDFAEPVSYVDFTITFEGDDGQRIEDVNSGVEAINGGLGIAVTKSWGMIDNRTISAITPVDDSTSDVRFMVYIGRSPHKPGGSARLDGGEAKLGPPHKPGDAGRAEARAAEFGREVIRQFEQDIHIWSHQRYSDPPALATAEYEGFTAIRQWAKQFYPDGIGGSAAEVYAQKGFTA
- a CDS encoding NAD(P)H-dependent amine dehydrogenase family protein; its protein translation is MNAAAAPVRVFQVATGNVGTEMIRRFAARDDLELVGVHCYSPDKIGKDTGELAGIAPNGVIATGSVQEIVAAKPDVLTFHGVFPDEDLYVAILEAGINIVTTADWITGWHRDRNHPHPSGKPVTQLLAEACEKGGATFYGTGMNPGLNQILGVVCSADVAEIENITTIESVDVSCHHSRDTWIEVGYGQPADDPEIPAKLEKFTRVFADSVLMMADCFDLTLDEVTFDYELGVCTRDVDLGWYTLPKGSLGGNYIKYQGMVDGVPRVETHLEWQMTPFTEPNWNIKGCYITRVTGDPCVYNKHMIFPKPGVDLSNPDNFASIGMTVTGLPALNAIKSVVAAPPGLLTSADLPLRGFAGRFRT
- a CDS encoding acyl-CoA dehydrogenase family protein, which gives rise to MRELVAAEAAASEQRRTLTAPIVDEMWRTGLMSAFNPAAAGGVEPTFAEMIETWIEMAWQDGSFGWIGIANMPSSFAAAAYLPDDGFNEVFTAHGNQVTLGGQYFPNGQGVVVDGGYRLSGAWSFGSGIGHSQYVAAGFFPMDDGEMRWVSDGIPDMQVAVVPRAQISFNDGWHVQGLKGTGSYDYSAHDVFVPGSRTFPLFCRVPLRGASPAARMGLMPVTAAGHASWALGVAKSMLDDVTELAATKYRMSDMAALASRPTFQKDLAHHVAAWRAARLLVLDAFTTAESAVAAGEDLTPRLRADMRVAAVYATDTARSCAEWAHLAAGTTAIREGSRLERAFRDIYTGTQHAFISEKVAIDAAQIWLGLIDDQFGL
- a CDS encoding MPT63 family protein produces the protein MKSISTALAAGALAAAGALTTGIAGADPDPAPAPAPATQPIGTQGTVPEGPGVHGWTISDLRPSSDAIPYQPRGTLWEATATDEAIQGAVFPIVANLSARSASGQNYQALFTVPTAQGIAPAALTQGQKASGKVYFDVTGDAPNSMVYQTGGNDLIRWVAPAPQAPPQPQAPAGGSQVPATGGSNRAPAAPARPPASRPAHPAPSAPPSGSSGTPLPEGSSGTPLP